ACATGCTTCAAAAGGACAACGGTAACGTATGACGATTCAAGTCTTTAGAACGTCGCTCCCACGCCTAACGTCCAGACCGCATCCGGACGGAGCCCTTCATTTTTATTGAGTGGAAGCTGGACGGCTGCCTGAACCAGAGTATTGGGAAGTGGAGCCCATTTTAGGCCGGGAGCCAAATCGACGATGTCCTTTCCACTGTTATCCTTATCGTCCAATTCGTGACGGCCCAGGAGGTCAAGAGAGAAAGCAAAAACCGGAATAGGCGCATAATCAAACCCTGCGACATAGGTAAAAAGATTCAGTTCCGATTTGTTGTTGACAAGCACGAAGCCCGTATTCACATGGGGACCAATCATGCCGATCGGGGATGAATAATATTTAGAAGCGACAGCCAATCCCTCAAATCTGAATTCTCCGACTCCCATGAAGTTATCCTCGTTTCCCGTGGGAAAAGACACGCCACCGCGTACTCCCAAATCAGGTAAAACCTCATGATTTTTCAGGAAGTTATATTTGGTTCGAAGAAGAACGTCTCCGATCCCGGTTTTATCCGAAGAAGAGCTGTCTCTTGAAGGGTCCCCCGTACCGGGTGCCGTCCCATTGATCACGTATATACCACTGCAATTACCACCTTGAGTACAAGGGACCCCGTTGGCATCAAGCATGGTCGCCTTCGCTTTTGCCTTGATCTTGTTATTGATGAGAGGAACAAGAAGATTGATGTCCCAATTATCCGTGATGCCATACGTGCCAAAAAATCCAACAAAATTGGTAATCACTGTGACATCCAGGTTAATTTGTAATAGCTCATCTAACCCTGGGGCATTCGGCGGAGTTCCCGGCCCGGCGGTGGGAGAGACATCTTCACTGAGAGAAGATAGCTTTTGGCCATTAAATTTTTTGTAATTGGCGTTTGACCAGACGACCTGGAAATCAAATCGCCCTTTTCCAAGCGTGTCGGCTCGTTCCGCAAAGAGTGGACCGAGGCTTTTGGTGACTTCAACAGGAACTCCCCGCTCAACATCAAACCGATACGCCGCCACGGTAGAGTTCACCGCGAATTGCCCCGTTTGAGCCCCAATGCCATTCGTCAGTTCATTAAATGAATCGAACACCGCATTGCCAAAATCATTGGACCGATTGCCTGCAAAATTAGGATCTGTTTGAAACCCATTTCCCCCATAAAGATCAGGAATCACATTCTTTAATTCTTTGGCTTGCGTGACAGATTGACTGATGACGAGCATTGCCAACACAAGGAAACAGGCCAACCGCTGCATTCGCCTACATACCAAGTTCTGCATGAGCCAATAAGTCATTATTTTTCCTCATATAATTGAAATAAACAAAAAAGGTTTCCCAAAAATTTCCACACAACGAAATTGGCGCGATGGTCCGAGCGCAATTATCGACTTTAACTATGGGTTTGGGGGATGGTACGCTCAACACCACAGGTCCAAAAGAATGGTGTTAATCACGCCCTTCTTCAGCTTTAGTGGCTATCAGATGGAATCATATCTAAAAACGCGATGCTGATGACGTAGAAAACCAGGCGATCCTATAAACTCTTTCTCATGAAGTCAATCCATATTTCCCAGAGGTTTCGCTTGCACCGCCCCCCCACTCAGGCATACCCCCCAAATTTGGGATAATGACCGACAGGCTTCAAGAAGGAAGGTCTCTTAGTTTTCAAGTCGTGGACCAGGCCAACAATGGCATCTCCGAGGCAAGACCCAGTAAACTGGTCTCAAAAACCCACGTCGTCCGGGATCAGCACCATGCTTATGACGCGTTCTGTTCATCGTTGCTGGACATATAGGCTCTCACGAAACGAAAGAAAAAGGCCAAAGACGAAATTCTGATGCATCCAGAAAATGGCCCTGGCTTATTTTCTTGCGAGAATTTTCATGAGTAAAATTGACATAGGCCACAGGAGCACGTGAACGGTGTCCGATCGCATTCTACATCACCCCATCCAGAAAAGAGGATCTTTCCACTCTCCCAGCATCTTGCTGCTCTCTTTCCTGTTATGCAGTTTGACCGCATTGCTCCTTCCAATCCAGGCCCACGCAGATACCTCCAGTAGTACCGTGAACGGAAAAGTTCCTGCCCAATATATCGCCGAGACCCAGGGAAAATCCTGGGCCGTCATCATAGGCATTGATAAATATCTGAATCTCGCCGGCCTGGCCTATGCGGTCGATGATGCGAAATCGATGGCACGCATGCTGGGACGTCAAGGATTTACGGTTTCATCCCTCTACAACACTCAAGCCACCAAAAAAGCGATCCTTCAGGAGTTGCGCCACAACCTTGTGACACAAGTACAAAAAAATGATCGAGTGCTCATCTTTTTTGCGGGGCACATCGGAGAGACCCCCGGCAAGGGAAAACAGCAACCCGCAGGCTACATGATGCCCGTCGATACCGAGCCGGGCCTACTTGCGGACACCGCAATCAGTGTGGATCTTCTTCGCGAACTTTCCGAATCACTTCCGGCAAAACAGGTCTTAATTCTCATAGACATTTGTTATGGAGGCATTGCCGGTCGCAGTCAGCGTTCATTCCCCCCCATGACCAGTAATTATCTCAAGATGATTGCCAGTGAATCTGCGCGCCAATTGATCACCGCAGGAGGAACGGGGCAGCAAGCCTTAGCCGGACCGAAGTGGAAACATAGCGTGTTTACGTATTATCTTCTGGAAGGCATTGGAAAGGGAAAGGGTGACCTGAACGGCGATGGGATCATTCCCACATCCGAACTCTTCACCTATCTCGATGAGCACGTGCAATCGGCTGCTCTCACGCATAAACATGTGCAACGACCGGAGATGTGGGGGTTGAGTGGAGATAAGGGAGAATTTGTCTTTATTCCCGAAAAATTTTCCTCCAACCCTCAAGTCGCCAACACCCAAGGAAAGACGAGCAATCCTGCAGCTGGAACGGTCGAGACCATTGTCGGACTCTTAAAGAGTTTTGGAAATCCCCTGGATGTCTTCAACAACGGTCCATCTGGAAAGAGCGAGCAGGCTGATAAACAAAAAACGGTAGAAGAAGAAGCTGCCGCGCTAGAGGCAGAGCGGGAAAAATTTGAATTGCAAGCTCTCCAATCTTTAAAGGAGCAACGGCAGCGGGAGAAGGATCTTCAAGCGCAACTGGCCGAAGCCCAACGTCTGGCCGAGGAGGAGGAACGTCGGCGGGTCGCCGCGGAACAGGCCCGTCAGGAACAAGAAGCGCTCTTAGCGGAACAACAAGCCGCGTTAAAAGCCGAACAAGCCCGCGTGGCCGCCGAAGAAGAGCACCGCAAACAAGTCTTGGCGGAACAAGAACAAACTCGTCTGGCGCAACTGGCCGAAGCTCAACGCCTGGCTGCGGAGGAGGAACGCCGGCGGGTTGCCGCGGAACAGGCCCGCCAGGAACAAGAAGCCCTCTTAGCGCAACAACTAGCCGCGTTAAAAGCCGAACAAGCCCGTGTGGCCGCCGAAGAAAAACAACAACGCCAGCTGGCCTTAGCGCAACTGGCCGAAGCCCAGCGCCTGGCTGCGGAGGAGGAACGCCGGCGGGTCGCCGCGGAACAGGCCCGTCGGGAACAAGAAGCGCTCTTGGCCGAACAACAGGCCGCGTTAAAAGCCGAACAAGCCCGTGTGGCCGCCGAAGAAAAACAACGCCAGCTGGCCTTAGCGCAACTAGCCGAAGCTCAACGCCTGGCTGCGGAGGAGGAACGCCGGCGGGTCGCCGCGGAACAGGCCCGCCGTGAACAGGAAGCGCTCTTGGTGCAACAACAAGCCGCTTTAAAAGCCCAACAAGCCAAGCTCGCCGCCGAGGAAGAGCGACGAAAACAACTCTTGGCACAACGAGAACGGGAATTTCAAACGCAACTGGCCATAGCCCAGCGAATGGTAGCCGAAGAAGAACGTCGACGTGTGGAAGCCGAAAAGGCCAGACTTGCGGCAGAGGAGCAAAAACGAAAACAACTCTTGGCGGAACGGGAACTTACGCGACAAACTCAACTCGCTGAAGCTCGCCGAATGGCCGAGGAACAGGCCAGAATTGAAGCCGAGGAACAGCGCCGCAAGGAAGCCTTGGCTAAACAGGAACTCACCCGCCAAGCCCAACTCGCTGAAGCCCGACGGGTGGCCGAGGAACAGGCCAGAATTGAAGCCGAGGAACAGCGCCGCAAGGAAGCCTTAGCCAGACAGGAACTCACCCGCCAAGCCCAATTGGCTGAAGCCCGACGGGTGGCCGAGGAACAGGCCAGAATTGAAGCCGAGGAACAGCGCCGCAAGGAAGCCTTAGCCAAAGAGGAACTCACCCGTCAAACCCAACTGGCCGAAGCCCGACGAGTGGCCGAGGAACAGGCTCGCATTAAGCAAGAGGCCGCCATGAAAGCCGAAAAGGCCCGACTGGCAGCCCTGGAAGAAGAGCGGGAACAAGTTGCCCGCCTGAAGCAAGAAGCCGCCATGAAAGCCGAAAAGGCCCGACTTGCCGCAGAAGAGCAACAACGCCAGCAGGCGGAGGAAGCGCGTCGCCTGGCCGATTTGGAAGAAGAGCGTCGACGAGTCGCCGCAGAACGTGAGCGTAAGGAACTAGAGGCGAAAGTTACGCAACCACCAATTATTGTCCCGAATGGTGGAAATGAGCCGGCAGGGCCTTCTTCTGGAAGTTCGCTAACGCCTGGGACCCTTTCCGCATCCACCCCTTCTCCCCCATCCCCCTCGGCGATTGAACCATCCTCGAACGAGAATTCAGGGTTTTTCGGATTTTTTAAGAATATGTTTGAAAATGACTCTAGCTCACCCCCAGCGGCCAGTGATCAACCGAAGGTATCCCAACCAGAACCCATTCTTGAGGCACGGCTACATCAACAAGATTTACCTGGCGCCGTGGAGTCCGCCCTCTCAGGAAATGATGACGTCCCCATGATCTTGATTCCCGCCGGAGAATTTAGAATGGGAAGCACTGAGAATCAAATTTCCAGTCTCCTGAAAGACTTTGAAGGAATCCAGTTCAATGCCTTTCAAGCAGAGATTCCTCAACGCCAGGTTAGCCTTAAAGCCTATTATATTGATCAATATGAGGTCAGCTATCGCCGCTATCGTGCATTTCTTGAATCGACAGGTCGGGCAGCCCCTGCGTTCTGGGAAAATGAACGATTCCACAAACCGGATCATCCGGTCCTCGGAGTGACCTGGTATGACGCAACGGCCTATTGCACCTGGGCTGGCAAACGCCTTCCTACCGAAGCGGAATGGGAATACGCCGCCAGAGGACCACAAGGTTATGCCTATCCTTGGGGAAACTCATGGGATCCTCAACGGACCAATACGGCAAGTTATTGGGCAGGCAAAAATTTTTCATCAATGGCGAAATGGGGTGAGTGGATGCAAACCGCGTTGGATCGCGGAAAAGCCGGCCCGTTAGAAGTTGGCACCTTCTCGAATGGAGTGAGTCCATTTGGTATTCATGACATGGCTGGAAATATATCCGAGTGGGTCTTTGATTGGTATACACCGTACGAGAACCAACCGACCCTCATCCATAATCCCGACGGGGCGGACTCCGGGACCATGAAAGTGCATCGTGGAGGATCCTGGAGTGTGAGTTCGATTTTTGCCCGTTCAACCTATCGGGCTCGAGAAAATCCTGAAAAGAGAAGTCCCTACATTGGAATGCGATGCGCCAAATCTTCTCAATAATTTTTTCAATGCATTCCCTGTTCTCACTTAACAGGTCCTAGCCGAATGGCCTCTTGGACTGTTGTCCCCTTACAGCGCTCCCCCTGGGCAAACAGGAACTACTGAATCTCCCAATCTGTGGAGGTTGAGCCTGGGAACCCCACGGCGGAAATCGTTAATCCATTCATCAGCCACACCGCTACCGTCCCATTCCGGCTATTACGCCAAATGACATCCGCTCTGCCATCGCCATTCACATCCCGCGCCTCTGACATCTGCCAGACGGCCGGGACGCCACCCGGAAATCCTGAAGCGGCAATGGTGGTGCCGTTCATTAACCAGATTGCGGTACTGCTGTCAGTCGTATTGCGCCAAATCAGGTCCGCCTTCCCATCCCCGTTCACATCGCCCACACCCGTGACCTTAAAGGCCGTGGAAGCGCTTCCAGGAAAACCTACGGCCGTCACCGACAACCCGTTCATCAGCCATACAGCCACTGCCCCACTGTTGCCGTTGCGCCAGATGACATCCGCCTTGTTATCCCCATTCACATCGCCCACACCCGTGATGTGCCAGGCCTCCGGCACTCCTCCCGGAAACCCTGAGGCGGCAATGGTGGTGCCGTTCATCAACCAGATCGCGGTACTACCATCAGTGGTATTGCGCCAAATCAGATCCGCCTTCCCATCCCCGTTCACATCGCCCACGCCCATGATCTCAAAGGCGAGCGAGGCGCTACCCGGAAAGCCTGTTGAAACAATCGTTAACCCGTCCATCAACCACACGGCCACTGCCCCATTGGTGCCGTTGCGCCAAATAACATCGGCCTTATTATCTCCATTCACATCGCCCACCCCGGCGATGTGCCAGGCCATGGTCACTCCACCGGGAAACCCTGAGGCCGCAATCGTCGTCCCATCCATCAACCAAATTGCGGTGTTGCCATTAGAATTGTTCCGCCAAACCAGATCAGCTTTGCCATTGGCATCGAGATCTCCCAAGGCCGGTGCGGTCCTGAGCGGGACCAAGGTCAAGGCTGTCGTCACAAAAAAGTCAGGGCCCGAGAGCGCAACCGCAGTTCTGGTTTTATTGTTCACATGGATTGTTTCAAACAGAATATTCTTGGAAAATCCTGAGGTCACCTTATGCTGACCTGAAAAATGATACAGGAGGTCAGGCGACGATCCTACCCCAATCGTCTCACTCTCCCGAAAATTCGGTTGTCCGGCCACGGCGCCGGCCGAGACATCCAGGAATTCCGTCGTAGCTCCCGTCGTTGTATTGACCGTATAAATCCGTGCCGGAAACACGGTCGCCCCTCCAGGCACCGGTCGATTGTCGGTAATCGCATAGAGGATCCCGGCTGCATCAAACGCCAGATCCATGAAGTTTCCCAGAAGTTTGGCCTTTTGGGTAGCCACGCCCGTCCTGGGATTAATGGTCACTAACCGGCGGGCACTGTTCACTTCTGACGTCACGACAAGCAAGCCCCATAGCAGACCGGTCCCAGGCTCGGTGGCCAACCCCCGTCCTCCCTCTATTGATTCGCCCGTCGATAAGGACAGAGGGATCGTGGCCAGGGTGGCCCCAGTCTCGGGATTGAGCCGATACAGATTTGGCCGGGCCCCGGACTGTTGCGCAAGCGTCAGCTCTTCCACGGAATACAGCGTGGACCCGACAAACGCCAAACCATGGGTGCGGTGGTTCAGATCCGCAATTTTGGTGACGACTCCATCAGTGCGAAGACGGTAGAGGCTATTCACGAGCGGTCCGATTCTGGGATCATTTTGTACACCCATCAGAAAAACCGGCGGTCCGGAGGAAATGACCAGGGCCACCGAACTTCCCGGAGTCACCTTTATTCCTGGCACTGGTGTTTGATTAATGACGGTCCCGCTGGGCACCGTTTCACTATTGGCGGTCGTCACGGTCCCCACCGTTAAGCCCGCCGCGATCAGAGTCGATTGGGCGCTGCTCTGTGTCAACCCCACGACATTGGGCACGGTCGTTCCCAGCGACACCACCAAAGCAACCGCACTTCCAGGGTTCACAGTTGTGCCGGCCCCCGGGTTTTGACTCATCACTCTACCAGCCGCTACGGTGGCGCTATTGGCCATGGTCACGGATCCCAGGGTTAAGCCAGCAGAGATCAGGGCTTTTTGGGCGTCGGCTTGCGTGCGACCAACCACATTCGGGACTTGTGTCCCTTGGGACACGACCAGGGCCACAGCACTTCCCGCCGCTACCTTTTTTCCGGCTACCGGATTTTGACTAATAACCTTTCCTGTGGCCACGGTGCCACTAATGGCTGTCGTCACTGCACCGACGGTCAAACCAGCCGTGGTAATCGCCGATTGAGCGGCCGCCTGCGTCATGCCCACCACATTCGGGACTGTGCTACCTAGTGATACCACCAGGTCGACCGGACTCCCAAATGCCACCTTGGTTCCCGCCGTGGGGTTTTGACTGATAACCTTGCCTGCCGCCACCGTCGCACTATTGGCCGATGTCACCGTCCCAACTTTCAGCCCTGCTTTGGTCAGATCCTTTTGGGCGTCAGCTTGCTTTCGACCGACGACGTCGGGGACTGCCACTCCAGACACCACCAGATCAACCTTCGTCCCTCGGACGACATTAATTCCTGCTGCCGGGTCTTGAATGATGACAGTACCGGGCGGGACGGTGGCATTATTAGCCGAGGTTACTTTTCCCACCCTCAAATTGGCCTTGATAATATCCGCCTCCGCCTTAGCCTGTGAGCTGCCCACGACATTGGGGACTTCAACGGCTCTTGCCGTCTCAGGTAAGGCACAGGTCAGGAAGAGTAAACTGCCTAGGACCATTAGCTGTAAAACCAGAAACTTGAGGGCCTGACGGGTTCCCTTGTGCGTGCGGTTCAAGATCTGCTGATGCTGAACTTTCATTGCGTCCATGTCGTGTATGCTCCATTCAGCAACAATCGAGGAACCATATAACAAAACACGGTTTCGAATTCATACTCTGGCCCCAGCGATCCCTCTTTCGAATGGCTCTCCTGCTTTTTATTATGGCAGGAGTGGATATGCCTGGATATGCCTTAACCAATGCCTACTGAATCTCCCAGTCTGAGGGAGCAGAGCCAGGGAAACCCACGCTTGAAATCGATGCCCCATTCATCAACCAGACGGCCACGGTCCCGCTCCGTCCATTACGCCAGATAACATCCGATTTCCCATCGCCATTGATATCCCCGACTTGAGAAATCTGCCATGCTAAGGGAACCCCCCCAGGAAAACCGGGGGCAGCAATGGTGGTCCCATTCATCAGCCAGATGGCGGTACTGCCGTCCGTCGCATTGCGCCAGACCAGATCGGCCTTGCCATCCCCATTTACATCGCCGACGCCTGCAATCTCAAATGCCGTCGACGCACTGCCGGGAAAGCCGACTCCCGTGATACCTAATCCGTTCATCAACCACACGGCTACGGTGCCGCTCGCACCATTGCGCCAGATGACATCCGCCTTACTATCCCCATTCACATCGCCCACACCCGCGATTTGCCAGCCCATCGGCACCCCCCCCGGAAAACCAGGAGCAGCGATTGTCGTTCCGTTCATCAGCCAGATGGCGGTACTGCCATCAGTCCTGTTGCGCCAGACCAGGTCGGCCTTCTCATCGCCGTTCACATCGCCCACGCCGGAAATCTCAAACGCCAGCGATGCGCTTCCGGGAAAACCCACGGACGTCACCGACACGCCATTCATCAGCCACACGGCTACGGTGCCACTTGTACTATTGCGCCAAATGACATCCCCCTTACCGTCTCCATTCACATCGCCCACACCCGCAATCCGCCAGGCCGCGGGCACCCCGCCCGGGAATCCTGTAGCTGCGATGGTCGTTCCATTCATCAACCAAATGGCCGTGCTGCCATCTTGGGTGTTTTGCCAGATCAAATCGGTCGTGCCGGACGCATCCAGATCGGCCAACGCCGGAGTACCTGTACCCGTATTCGTTTTCGTGGGTGGCACCAACGTCAAGGCCGTCGTCACAAAAAAGTCCGGGCCCGAGAGCGCAATGGCTTTTCTGGCCTTCGTGGTTCGATGGATCTGCTCAAACAAAATATTCTTGGTAAATCCAGAGGTCACCTTATGTTGACCGGAGAGATGATACAGTAGATCCGGCGACGATCCGACCCCTATGGTTTCACTCTCGCGGAAATTCGGTTGCCCCGCTACGGCGCCGGCCGAGACATTCAGAAATTCCGTCGTGGCCCCCGTCGTCTTATTCACCGTATAAATCCGGGCCGGAGCCACAGCCCCACCGGATACGGGTCGGTTATCCGTGATGGCATACAGCGTCCCGGCCGCATCAAACGCCAGGTCCATGAAGTTTCCAAACAGTTTCGCCTTTTGCGTGGCGACGCCGGTCGTCGGATTGATCGTGACTAACCGGCGGAGAGTATTCACCTCGGAGGTCACCACGAGTAACCCCCACAGTTGGTTGGTTCCGGGCTCCGTGGCCAGACCCCGCCCTCCTTCCAATGATTCCCCTGTCGATAAGGACAGGCGGATCGTGGCCAGCGTGGCCCCGGTGCTGGGATTGAGCCGATACAAATTCGGCGGAGTCCCTGCTTGTTTGGCAAGTGTCAGCTCTTCTACGGAATACAAGTTGGATCCGACATAAGCTAAGCCATGTGTGCGGTGCGTGAGATTTCCAATTTTGGACACCACCCCATCGGTACGAAGTCGATAGAGGCTATTCACCAGGGGCCCGGTCTTGGGATCATTTTGCACTCCCATGAGAAGAACCGGTGGACCGGAGGAGATGACCAAACCGACGCCACTACCTGGTGAAACATTCGTCCCCGCTGTGGGGTTTTGACTGATCACATTTCCCGAAGCCACCGTGTCGCTGAAAACTGACGTCACGTTCCCCACCGTCAAGCCTACACCAGCAATGGCAGCTTGCGCCGCAGCTTGCGATTTGTTGACCACATTGGGCACGGCCGTTCCCACAGATACGACGAGAGCGACCGCACTGCCTGGGGCCACATTAGACCCAGCTGTCGGATTTTGACTGATGACGTTTCCGATGGCCACCGTCTGACTGTTGGCCGATGTCACCGTCCCAACTTTCAGACCTGCCGTGCTCAGAGCTGTTTGAGCACTACCTTTCGTACTCCCGACGACATCGGGCACCTTTGCCCCAAGGGACACAACCAGAGCCACTGCACTACCTGCCTCCACCTTTGCCCCTGCAGCCGGATTCTGACTGATGACCTTGCCCGAGGCCACACTAGAACTATTGGCCTTGGTCACCCTGCCCACAGTCAGGTTGGCTGAGGTAATTTCCGTTTGCGCCGCCGTTTGCGTCAAGCCCACGACATTCGGCACCACCACCCCCGAGGACACCACCAACGTCACAGCACTAGCTGGAGCCACATTGGTCCCGGCCCCCGGAGATTGACTGATGACCGTGCCCGCTGGCACCGTCGTACTGGTCTCCGTGGTCACTGTCCCCACGGTCAAACCGGAACTTTTAATGGCGGCTTCCGCCGCGGCCTGCGTCAATCCGACCACATTGGGCACCTTCGCTCCCAGGGACACCACAAGAGCCACCGCACTGCCCGGAGGCACATTACTCCCCGCAGCCGGCGTTTGACTGATGACCCGTCCGGCCGGCACCGTGGCACTATTGGTTGTCGTCCCTGTCCCCACCGTGAGACCTGCTGCCGTAATGGCGGTTTCCGCTGCGGCTTTGGTCAACCCTATCAGGTCCGGCACCGCGGTCCCCAGCGAAATCACGAGAGTTACGGCATTACCGGGCAATACATTGGTTCCCGCTGCGGGGGTTTGACTGATAACATTGCCGATGGGCACCGTGGCACTATTGGCTGTCGTCCCTGTCCCCACCGTGAGATTTGCTGCCGTAATGGCGGTTTCCGCAGCCGCCTGCGCCAACCCCACCACATTTGGCACCGTCACTCCGGATACCACGAGGTCCACTCGACTCCCCGATACCACATTGATCCCGGCCGCCGGATCCTGACTAATCACTTCGCCGATGGGCACCGTGGCACTATTGGCGGACGTTACGACCCCCACAGACAATTCCGAGCTAATAATTGCCGCCTCTGCATTTGATTGTGGGATTCCGACCACATCGGGGACCTCTACGGCACCTGCCGTGGCAGGTACGCCACAGATGAGAAATACCAGGCACACAAGAAAACCGAACTGCAAAATGATCGAGGCAGGATCTTTTGGCAATTTCTGACAGGTGAAATTCAACATCGTTTCGTTCTGATGCAGAACTTTCATAAGGTTCATATCGTTAGACTCCATTCAGCAAGAATCAGCTGCCCAGTCCACGGCGCCCCAGGCCCGCCTGGCTACACCAGCTACCTACGCGCCTGACCCATGGATTGCCGTTGCTTTTTTCGGTGAAATGAAAAAAAAGGGCTTCGTTGTCTCTGCAATGGGGGAGGGTTGGTCGTGTTGTCAACCAGATGGATGAAAGATTTCTGATCAGAAACACGGAAAAAATAAAACTTACTATAACATGAGAGGGTAGACGCGTTCCATCCTTAACAGGTTGGCCTGCTGGTCCCCATCCGACCGGAATTATTATCTACTGAATCTCCCAGACTGAGGAAGCGGAACCGGGGAAACCCACAGCCGAAATTGACAACCCGTTCATCAGCCAGACGGCCACCGTACCACTCGGGCTATTGCGCCAAATGACATCCGCCTTACCATCCCCATTCACATCACCGACTTGAGAAATTTTCCACGCTAAGGGTACCCCGCCAGGAAAACCGGGGGAAGCAATCGTGGTCCCATTCATCAGCCAGATCGCGGTGCTGCCATCAGTCTGGTTGCGCCAGACCAGGTCGGCTTTGCCATCCGCGTTCACATCGCCCACGCCCGCAATCTCAAATGCTGTCGATGCACTACCGGGGAAGCCGACTCCCGTGATAGTTAACCCGTTCATCAGCCACACGGCTGCGGTACCGGTGGTATTGCGCCAGATGATATCGGCTTTGCCATCCCCATTGACATCGCCCACGCCCGCAATTTGCCAGGCCAAAGACAATCCGCCAGGAAAACCGGAAGAAGCAATGGTGATCCCATTCATCAGCCAGATCGCGGTGCTGCCATCAGTCTGGTTGCGCCAGACCAGGTCGGCTTTGCCGTCCCCATTCACATCGCCCACCCCAGCAATCTCAAACGCCGTTGAGGTACTTCCGGGAAAGCCCACGGATGTCACCGACACCCCGTTCATTAACCACACGGCCAACGTGCCAGTGGCATTCCGCCAAATGACATCCGCCTTGCCATCGCCGTTCAGATCGCCAACGCCTGCGATCTGCCAAGCCAGCGGCACCCCGCCTGGAAAACCTGAGGCCGCGATGCTCGATCCGTTCATCAACCAGATCGCGGTGCTACCATCAGTCGTATTCCGCCAAACCAGGTCGGTCGTACCGGATGCATCCAGATCCGCCAAGGCCGGAAGATTTGGACTCATGGGTGGCACCAACGTCAAGGCCGTCGTCACAAAAAAGTCCGGGCCCGTGATCGAAATTGCGGTTCTGGCTTTATTGTT
Above is a window of Candidatus Nitrospira neomarina DNA encoding:
- a CDS encoding PASTA domain-containing protein; translation: MNLMKVLHQNETMLNFTCQKLPKDPASIILQFGFLVCLVFLICGVPATAGAVEVPDVVGIPQSNAEAAIISSELSVGVVTSANSATVPIGEVISQDPAAGINVVSGSRVDLVVSGVTVPNVVGLAQAAAETAITAANLTVGTGTTANSATVPIGNVISQTPAAGTNVLPGNAVTLVISLGTAVPDLIGLTKAAAETAITAAGLTVGTGTTTNSATVPAGRVISQTPAAGSNVPPGSAVALVVSLGAKVPNVVGLTQAAAEAAIKSSGLTVGTVTTETSTTVPAGTVISQSPGAGTNVAPASAVTLVVSSGVVVPNVVGLTQTAAQTEITSANLTVGRVTKANSSSVASGKVISQNPAAGAKVEAGSAVALVVSLGAKVPDVVGSTKGSAQTALSTAGLKVGTVTSANSQTVAIGNVISQNPTAGSNVAPGSAVALVVSVGTAVPNVVNKSQAAAQAAIAGVGLTVGNVTSVFSDTVASGNVISQNPTAGTNVSPGSGVGLVISSGPPVLLMGVQNDPKTGPLVNSLYRLRTDGVVSKIGNLTHRTHGLAYVGSNLYSVEELTLAKQAGTPPNLYRLNPSTGATLATIRLSLSTGESLEGGRGLATEPGTNQLWGLLVVTSEVNTLRRLVTINPTTGVATQKAKLFGNFMDLAFDAAGTLYAITDNRPVSGGAVAPARIYTVNKTTGATTEFLNVSAGAVAGQPNFRESETIGVGSSPDLLYHLSGQHKVTSGFTKNILFEQIHRTTKARKAIALSGPDFFVTTALTLVPPTKTNTGTGTPALADLDASGTTDLIWQNTQDGSTAIWLMNGTTIAATGFPGGVPAAWRIAGVGDVNGDGKGDVIWRNSTSGTVAVWLMNGVSVTSVGFPGSASLAFEISGVGDVNGDEKADLVWRNRTDGSTAIWLMNGTTIAAPGFPGGVPMGWQIAGVGDVNGDSKADVIWRNGASGTVAVWLMNGLGITGVGFPGSASTAFEIAGVGDVNGDGKADLVWRNATDGSTAIWLMNGTTIAAPGFPGGVPLAWQISQVGDINGDGKSDVIWRNGRSGTVAVWLMNGASISSVGFPGSAPSDWEIQ